In Bos taurus isolate L1 Dominette 01449 registration number 42190680 breed Hereford chromosome 13, ARS-UCD2.0, whole genome shotgun sequence, the DNA window AAATGTATATCTTTAAGAATTAGGTGGAATGTATAAATGGATTGTCATTATGTCATTTTGCATATCGAGACAGCGGTAGGTCTCATACAACAGTGCAATTCAGACCAGTTCCTAGGTCCTTTACATTTCCTCCAAACTCATTAAGGGCCCCAGTCACAGAAAGGATGCATTACTAGTGGTAACACAttaaacaacgacaacaacaaagaaaataaaatctttagtCTTGCAGTTACGTACTTGTGTCTGTCTCCTCCTTATATAGTGAGCTCCATAATAGTGGAATCTTGCTCATTTCCATCTTCCCAGTTCATTGCTTTTACACACTAAAGAAACTAGACGTACCCATAGTTCAACTTTGGGTACTCTATTCTTAAACCAAACAAAGTGCACGTATATTCTCCTAAAATGTCCTGTCCTTTCTAATTTCCTTCTATTTGTTGATTTCATGTTGTTCACTCAAATTACCTTCTTTACTAACACTCAGATGTTGAAATCCTACATATTTCACAAGGCACCACTTTAATCCTAAATTCACTCACCAATTCTCTTGAATACTCAGCTTCATATTTCTTCTCCTGAATTACATGTCTACTTGTCTCCTTCCAGTCTTCCATGTTATAGATTTTTTAGTGTATCCATTATATCTCCCTTTCAAGGGTAGGTTCTCTGTTGCCCTTATCAATTCATAATTTGATATATTGAGTTTTTAATCTCTGGTTAAAGAACAATGAGTCAGAAAACTGGCAATGAGCTTTATTAGACTGTTTTTTAAGGTCATTATGGGGATCTAGGAACAAGAAAGGAGAGGATGTGGACAACTGCATcttagatcaatggaataggtTGAGAAACGAACAGGAAATTGTGTTTGATTTATGTAGGCTTTCTGTGGGAGTGTGTAGAATTCTGTTCAAttaaataatcttgagaaaaagTAAGTGCCAATGTCCTTAGCTTTGGACGAGGTGGTCTGGTGATTTTTTTACGTTCTTCCAGTTCCACAATACTGATGCAACAATATCTTCCATTTTCACATAGTACTTCACGTACTTCTGTTGTTCTGCATATTTTCCTGCAGTATCCGTGTATATGTTGATTCCAGCATCTCTTAAGTTGTTCGGTTACTGTGCACATTAAGAACAATAGGCCAAGGTCAGAGTTTGAGACAAAAGGCAATTTTGGTCATGGGGAAGACAGGGGATGTTTGTAAGGATAAGGTATATGGGAGACTCACAGAGCATATATCAGTAATGTCCCACAGATATTACCCTCCAAGAGGGTGAACCTTAATGTTTATGTCTAGCTGATCACTCATATTTTGTTCCTCTAGATTTCAGGGCTTCCACCCAACATCTGATGGACTTCACCAAGAGCAGTGGGTCTCATTTACAGAAATAAAGAAGTGGAATCCTTGAGTTCAGGCCATGGAACTATGCTATGCTCCATTTGAGAACCTCAGTAAATCTGCCTCTATTTGAATGCTTCTAAAGTActacttcctggaggaggaaatggcaacccactccaatatgcttgcctggagaatcccatggacagaggaacctg includes these proteins:
- the LOC100913176 gene encoding beta-defensin 127, whose amino-acid sequence is MRLLLIIAILLFQKFTVTEQLKRCWNQHIHGYCRKICRTTEVREVLCENGRYCCISIVELEERKKITRPPRPKLRTLALTFSQDYLIEQNSTHSHRKPT